The Gigantopelta aegis isolate Gae_Host chromosome 9, Gae_host_genome, whole genome shotgun sequence genomic sequence GTGGAGGGGCAGAGGGTGCAGTTTCTTTTATATACCACTGccaacaaaattacaaattttcaAACCGTGTATGCATAGGGGAGATGATGCAGTGGACCCACCAGCTATAAAGTAATAATTACAATGTCTCTTGACACATGCCCCTTGTCGCCTTGAGTAGGTGCATAGCAGTTGTACACAAAGTGAAATATAACACCTGTAATTTATTGGGAATAGTCATTGTTATTGACAcaaataaacatgttacaaattacatgttaatTGATCAGTAGTATAGTGATTATACGGTATTTTGGCCATAGTTgagtattgtttttaatttttagtgttATTAAAAGTACAAATGTACGGTAGATACAGAAGTAGGgctagttgggtttttttcactatagctagtgaatttttataaaatttgcgAAGTCCTGaatagatgttttaaaattgacaGTAATCTTATTTCTTGtaaactgatttttttattttttttagatacaTAGCCACAAAACAAGCTGTGCAACCGCAAGTACAAGTTGAATCAGCTACAGATGGGGAACCATTGGCCAAGAAACAGAAACTGAAAGGTTGCAATAAAAGCAGACCACGCAACAAACGCGTAGAGCCAGCAGATAAAATGTGTCCAGCAATCGTCAAAGAAGAACCTTGTGCATATGGCGACTCGTGCAAATTTCAGCACGATGTTGCCAAGTTTGTAAGCTCCAAAATACCAGACATTTCCGACGACTGTTACATGTTTAAGACTTACGGCAAGTGTCCCTGTGGAGTTCGGTGTAGGTTTTCCAGCTGTCATTTAGacgaaaattataaaaacatcgTCAATGAGGAACTGTTTGAGAAAACGTCGCTGAAAGATCAGACACTGAATACATTAACGAAAGACCTGCAGAAGCTGCTGTGGAAGAAGAAGTACAACTTCGACAAAGCCGATTTGGTTATTTCGAAGAACTTTCAGTGCATGACGGTTGACGAGAAGGTTCAGAGTGGTCTGTGGGAGGTGAAGTGGGACGACGGACACCTGAGATGTTTGTCGGTGGTCGACTTGAAAAATCAAAACATCGGACAGATTGCAGGAAAGCCTGTGGGATGCATTACCAACGAAGATGTGATCAAGTTACGTCCTTCGGAAAAGAAAACGGTTTGTTACAAACATAAAACTTGTTGGCagtatatttaactttaatatgtGTGCTGTGTAgttatttttttgtgttgtggtactcataaatatacttttacaaGGCAgtagaaaaaactaaattatactATCCTTAAAGCTAAaggggacgggacatagctcagtggtacagcgctcacgtTATACGTGAtcagtccaggatcgatccccgtcagtgggcctattgagctatttcaagttccagccagtgaaaccgtgtgttatcctgtctgtgggatggtgtatataaaagatcccttactactaatggagaaatatagcgggtttcctatccaagattacgtgtcagaattaccaaatgtttgacatccaatagccgatgattaataaatcaatgtgctcttctggtgtcattaaacaaaacaaacttccttaaagctgaaatacagatttttaacttagattgttttaatttcttattgatttttttcttgCTCATGCTTTTCTTTCAAGTTACAATCTAATGCATTGGCTTACGTtaatttgcaaacatattttcacagaattaggcattttaaaaaaattgtgacTAAAAGTTGGTAAAAGAGATATACAGCAATTTATATGgtaagaaaaaacattttgttctgtatCGTGCCACAAGTTAATGTATATATGCAAGTTAGAGAAATttctacacaattttaaaatgttaaacagaagttgctaatcaattttttaaatcaattacAAACTGTCACTAAATGTTCTTTGGGTAAAGACCGGTACGTTAAAATATTTGCTGTTAAacgcacatttttaaaaacctgaatTTAGTACATCTGGTGAAAGTTTTCCAGTTGCGaccatatattgtttattaagttCCAAAGTAGGAGACTGTGGGTCTAACATAGACGGCTCAGTGTATCAGGCACATGGTGCCACCACATATACAGTGTGATGAAGTTGACCATATTGTAAACAGTAGCCAGAAAGTTTTGGCCAACTTACTGCTTGAATCACCATATCATTTATAATTCTCAGCTGGTAAGCTGCTGGTGATACCATTGTTTTCTCTTTTGTGCATTTTGAAGTGCTCTTTGGTATTTTTTTCTGTGTTAAACAACCATCTAAATGTACTGTGTAAAACATACTTAGTTACATACCACTTACCAGGTTTGTTTACTTGCATTTGTTCTACTATGATGTGTGTGGTTGTTTTCATGAGCTTAATAATTAAGCATTTCGTTATTATTTGCAGATAGACTTTGCTAAGAAACTCTACTTGGCACCTTTAACAACAGTAAGTATACTGGTATTTGTCCTACAAATTACagttaaaacaggaaatgttGTTGGGTGGTGCTTTTtcactatttttatattaatctaTTGAAAGACTCCATTGTGGTATGTATGGTGTAATAATGAAAGAGATTGTGATATGTATCAGATATGTAATTTATCTCTTAGAATACTGAGTCACAtgatattcccccccccccccccaaaaaaaaacaagaaagaaagaagaagaaaaaacaagtcaacttAAGTATGTTTGTATCCATTATCACTTTTATCCATCCTAGCAAGTAAAACATAGACATTGCTATAGCGAAAATGTCTAGCTTTGTTTAAAATGCTCAAGATTCTGCTCTGTTCATGCATTTTAAGTCTCTATAAGCTAATCTCTTTAGTCTCTATCAACCGGAATGTGCACATTGTATATTTatgaatttataaatgttaccTCTTCATCCATGTGGTTAACACAATAATACTATAACTTGCCAGTTTTCAGCATTTAAGACTTGATCTTGTCTTTTAAAGGTGGGCAATCTACCATTCCGAAGATTATGCAAAAAATATGGTGCTGACATAACGTGTGGAGAAATGGCGATGGCAACCAACATACTACAGGGCAAGCAGTCCGAGTGGTCTCTGATAAAACGTCATTCTTCCGAAGACATCTTTGGGGTTCAGGTAAGTTACGGTCATACTGAGCTGTAGgacattgtgtttgtgtgtctgtctcttggTTGATAAAACGCCATTCTTCCGAAGATATCGTTGAGGTGTGCAGGTAAGTTACGGTCATACTGAGCTGTAGgacattgtgtttgtgtgtctgtctcttggTTGATAAAACGCCATTCTTCCGAAGATATCGTTGAGGTGCAGGTAAGTTACGGTCATACTGAGCTGTAGgacattgtgtttgtgtgtctgtctcttggTTGATAAAACGCCATTCTTCCGAAGATATCGTTGAGGTGCAGGTAAGTTACGGTCATACTGAGCTGTAGgacattgtgtttgtgtgtctgtctcttggTTGATAAAACGCCATTCTTCCGAAGATATCGTTGAGGTGCAGGTAAGTTACAGTCATAAAAGCTGTtggactgtgtgtgtgtctcagttGATAAAACATCTTGCCAGTGAAGACATGTTTAATGTGCAGATAGATTACAGGCATACTGAGCTGTAGGACAGTGTGTGTCTCAGTTGATAAAACATCTTGCCAGTGAAGACATGTTTAATGTGCAGATAGATTACAGGCATACTGAGCTGtaggacagtgtgtgtgtctcaGTTGATAAAACATCTTGCCAGTGAAGACATGTTTAATGTGCAGATAGATTACAGGCATACTGAGCTGTAGGACAGTGTGTGTCTCAGTTGATAAAACATCTTGCCAGTGAAGACATGTTTAATGTGCAGATAGATTACAGGCATACTGAGCTGTAGGACAGTGTGTGTCTCAGTTGATAAAACATCTTGCCAGTGAAGACATGTTTAATGTGCAGATAGATTACAGGCATACTGAGCTGtaggacagtgtgtgtgtctcaGTTGATAAAACATCTTGCCAGTGAAGACATGTTTAATGTGCAGATAGATTACAGGCATACTGAGCTGTAGGACAGTGTGTGTCTCAGTTGATAAAACATCTTGCCAGTGAAGACATGTTTAATGTGCAGATAGATTACAGGCATACTGAGCTGTAGGACAGTGTGTGTCTCAGTTGATAAAACATCTTGCCAGTGAAGACATGTTTAATGTGCAGATAGATTACAGGCATACTGAGCTGtaggacagtgtgtgtgtctcaGTTGATAAAACATCTTGCCAGTGAAGACATGTTTAATGTGCAGATAGATTACAGGCATACTGAGCTGtaggacagtgtgtgtgtctcaGTTGATAAAACATCTTGCCAGTGAAGACATGTTTAATGTGCAGATAGATTACAGGCATACTGAGCTGTAGGACAGTGTGTGTCTCAGTTGATAAAACATCTTGCCAGTGAAGACATGTTTAATGTGCAGATAGATTACAGGCATACTGAGCTGtaggacagtgtgtgtgtctcaGTTGATAAAACATCTTGCCAGTGAAGACATGTTTAATGTGCAGATAGATTACAGGCATACTGAGCTGtaggacagtgtgtgtgtctcaGTTGATAAAACATCTTGCCAGTGAAGACATGTTTAATGTGCAGATAGATTACAGGCATACTGAGCTGtaggacagtgtgtgtgtctcaGTTGATAAAACATCTTGCCAGTGAAGACATGTTTAATGTGCAGATAGATTACAGGCATACTGAGCTGtaggacagtgtgtgtgtctcaGTTGATAAAACATCTTGCCAGTGAAGACATGTTTAATGTGCAGATAGATTACAGGCATACTGAGCTGTAGGACAGTGTGTGTCTCAGTTGATAAAACATCTTGCCAGTGAAGACATGTTTAATGTGCAGATAGATTACAGGCATACTGAGCTGTAGGACAGTGTGTGTCTCAGTTGATAAAACATCTTGCCAGTGAAGACATGTTTAATGTGCAGATAGATTACAGGCATACTGAGCTGTAGGACAGTGTGTGTCTCAGTTGATAAAACATCTTGCCAGTGAAGACATGTTTAATGTGCAGATAGATTACAGGCATACTGAGCTGTAGGACAGTGTGTGTCTCAGTTGATAAAACATCTTGCCAGTGAAGACATGTTTAATGTGCAGATAGATTACAGGCATACTGAGCTGTAGGAcagtgtgtgtagtgtgtttctttctgtctcttAGTTGATAAAACAGCATTCTTCTGAAGACATCTTTGGGGTTCAGGTAAGTTACGGTCATACTGAGCTGTAGAACAGTGTGtgagtctgtctgtctcttggtTGATAAAACAGCATTCTTCTGAAGACATCTTTGGGGTTCAGGTAAGTTACGGTCATACTGAGCTGTAGAACAGTGTGtgagtctgtctgtctcttgttTGATAAAACTTCATTCTTCTGAAGACATCATTGGGGTTCAGGTAAGTTACGGTCATACTGAGCTGTGTGTGTATCATCTGTATGTGTTGTTTGATAAAACGCCATACCATTGAGGTAGGTAAGTAACTCGttttacgtgctcatataccactagggttttgaacatGCCCATTCTGAgtctgacctccgataagaCTGGGAGCCTGACTCGGTACCATGCCACTGAAGACATCTTATGTGTCCATTAGGTCATGATCATGCCAAGCTGTAGAACAgtgtgtctgtctctcagtTGATTAAATACTCAAGTAGGTTTAGGTCATTCCGAGCTCTGGGACTGGGTCTCTCTTGGTTGTCAGTTTAAAAAGGAAATCAAGTTAGATTTGTTTTACCCATGAtgccatataaataaacatttgtcgttaaataaatcatttctttcttcatACCAAGAAACATTGCATGTCCCATTAGTTTTTCTTGGCATTCTGGACTATATTTAGCTTTTTCCCACTGTATCAGAATAAATAGAACAGTTCTTGATGTGTTAAGTTTTCTATATTTCTTGTTTCAAGTCTTTGTATTTTCATTGGTTTTTTTTACCTGTCCGTAAAATAGTTATCACTCCAGAATGTTCTAGTTTAAGGACATGGCTTTATCGGGCATCTTTCTAGAATCTCAACATTCAACACAATTCTTTTCTGTTGAATGATTAAGAATTACTTTGACTGTATTTATCTGCAGTTATGTGGAGCGTTTCCTGATACGATGACCCGATGTGCTCAACTGCTGAATGAAACGGCACAGATAGATTTTCTTGACATCAACCTGGGCTGTCCCATAGATCTGGTTTACCAAAAGGTACATAATGCATGACACATTTTACTGCTCATGGCAGCTACATTTATTCAGTTGTGGGCCatctataaatgttttttttccacTTCTGCAAcaaaggtaaaattaaaattaatttttgtacttCATCactaatatatttcattttttgaaatgtaaaaataaagaatgaccCTAAAAGATATGTTGATGTTTTCAGTATGTCaatagtgaattttataattcAGTTTACAAATTGACTGTATCATTAACAATGGGCAGATTATGCATATTTTGCTAGGTTAGATCGGTAAATAGCTGTAAAGATTTAATgatacatttaatacattttgagGTCATGGTCTCTTTAGATCGGTTATCGATGTATGTTTTCCATATACTGTATAATGAGCATATTACTCTTTAGCTAAAATTCATGTATTTTCACGTGTAGGGAGCTGGATCTGCCTTGCTGGACAAACCGAACCGGCTTGAGAAAATAGTGACTGGTATGACATCCGTTCTTGACGTGCCGCTGACGGTGAAACTGAGGACGGGCATCTCCAATTACAAGAACGTCGCTCATCACCTGCTGCCCAAGCTACGCGACTGGGGAGTGTCATTAGCTACAGTAAGTCTTTCAGTTGAATAGATCATATGGGTGTTTTTATACACATCACATTCAGAATGTCAGcaggataaaaattattgttagCAATCTGGCAAATGTGTAACCAAATTTGAATTAGTAAGACAAATTGCAGCAAAACATAGGCTCAGTAAAGATGATGGTAATTAACAGAAACCTGCCAATAGCTAAACAGTTGTTAATACATTTAGAATGAGTCACCAGTATACAAAATGGCATTAAATCGTTTCAGAACTGCTGATGTTAGGTATGCACTGTCTCCTTTGTCTTATTTGATCTGTTTGACTTTGTGCATTAGTATTCTCTACCATGTCCATCTGAACTGGTAGGTTATATTTAATTACCATAATTTTTTGCTATGTATGTCTGTTTTATATGATAGATCATTTGTGTATTTAATTACTATTCTCTACTATATCCATCTGTTTGATCTCATTAGCTGTATTTAATTACTGTTCCCTATTCTGTCCACCACTcacctcggtggtgtagtggttaagtgaTCAGacttaaggttggtaggtactgggtttgtcTCCTAGTTctggttcccacccagagcgagttttaacaaatcagtgggtaggtgtaaggtcactacaccgacttctctagATCACTAACAACCTAGATCACTAGATCTAGAtcgctaacccactgtcctggacagatagttgAGGTGGGAGCCCAGaacagcatacttgaaccttaatgggatataatcacgaaaataaccATGAATAAAATCTGTCCACCTGTTTGATGTGGCACACTGTTTGTGTTTTGCTAGTTACATGGGCGATCAAGAGAACAGCGGTACACTCGTCTAGCTGACTGGGAATACATCAATTACTGCAGCCAGGTGGCAGAACCTATGCCCTTCTTCGGTAAGTTTTCTGGGGTTGgcaagaaaataattatattcatgtgGTTAAAGTTTTAACCACACAGCCAGCCATTAACATCAGTGTCTGATGTCTACAGTGAAAATAGGGCTTTGACGTCCAGCAAAGTCAAATAGCAGATATTGATGAAGTTGATGACAATTATATGCACAAATTGAATATTATTAATTCAAAATAACATAATTGATAGATACAGTATAACTCTTGGTTATTTAAGGTTAAGAAAATTGTGGAGTAATGTTTGCTTCTAATATAGATTATATGTGACCTTTTTGGCAAGAAAGAGTACAGATGAggtaaaaattgaaaataaaaatgtttatatattttgataGCCAGTGGTGACAAGAATATGATATATTAGCTCAAAGATTTATATGATATCTGGAATAGTAATGGCAgtgtttctatttttaaaagagTCAGTGTTGAAGAGTTTTATAATAGTAAAGTAATTATTGTCTGAAAGTCCGATATCATTATATCATGTTAATAAATAGTATTATAAATAGAAGTAAGATTTTGATCATGACTCCCCATGATGTGATTTATACAATGAAACTTGCTTTAAATccctaaaattacaaaaaactgTTGGTCTATTACATACTGTGACGCTAAAGTATTGTGAGTGGTCAACAATAGTTTAAACAGTGTATTCATATTAACCTTTAATCCtatagggcgggatttagctcagtcggttgagtgctcgctcgaggtgcttgctTTGCAAGACTGAACCACCTCGatagatccattcagctgattttgttttttctcgttccaaccagtgcaccacaactgatgatggctgtagtatgtgctttcctgtctgtgggaaagtgcatataaaagatcctttgctgcattaggagaaatgtagcaggtttcctctgatgactacgaatcagatttaccaaatgtttgacatccaatagccgatgattaatttttaATCCTATATTGGTTTCTACAAAGATATCTGAATATTATGTTACAAACCATGATTCATTTGTCTTTCTGTGAACAACACTACCATAAGTATATGATAATTCAGTATTTTCTCTCTCCATTTTCCTAGGTGGTGGAGATATTTTGTCTTATGAAGAATACTACAGTAATCTTGATCAAACTGGTGTGTCTGGTATTATGATTGGAAGGTTAGTGAAATTAATTCAGGTTCATACAGGTCACCATAATATAACGGCATAACACAGTTATATTAGGCCTACACAGTTTTCACctttaatatttcatataacGAAGGTCATACagatgtgggggtttttaactTGACATATTGGTACAGTAAAGAcataaatgtgataaaaaaTAGAATtgatcagtgttcgagattaaaaattttggccagtatcccagttggatactaacatttcaaaatctggtatcccacctgagaatttaatattatatggcatccgggtgggatactgggttcttgaagtctggtatccaaaattaaattctggtatccccgggatatcgggataccattaatctcgaacactgctgaTTTTATATCCCTATAACTCATTCATACTGCATAAGGATataaatgtgataaaaaaaatagaactGATTTTATATCCCTGTAACTCATTCATACTGCATAAGGATAtcaatgtgataaaaaaaagaagaactgATTTTATATCCCTATAACTCGTTCATACTGCATAAGGATATACATGTgatagaaaaataaaactgattttatatCCCTAGAACTCATTTATACTGCATAAAGACATACATGTGATAAAAAATAGAACTGATTTTATATTCTTTTAACTGAGTTATACTGCAGTCcacaatataatttgttttgtattttgctAGAGGGGCTCTGATCAAGCCGTGGATATTCACTGAGATCAAGGAGCGGCGACACTGGGACATCTCGTCCTCAGAGAGACTCGACATTCTTAAGGATTACACAAACTACGGGCTGGAACACTGGGGCTCAGACTATCAGGGAGTCGAGAACACGCGCAGGTTCCTACTCGAATGGCTGTCATTTTCATGCAGGTacgacacttttttttttttccacatgcAAAAATtcttgcaaattttaaaatctcaTAGAATTTGCAATCGTCAGTTTCCAGGTCTGGAAAGCCATGCAATTTTGAGTTGTGTCAGagaaatcctttttttttctccatttataattaaaacaaaaattagatTGACAATTTACAtcgaaataatataatatgatcaCAGAAAAATTCTTGAAAACCATAACAAAGTCATAAAAAATGCTTTTAATTTAGTTGATTACAAATTGAATCAACCCAGCATTAAACCATTATTCATACACGATTctaaaggggggaggggggggggggggggtgtcacctTAGACTATTAAGTGTTATATGATGATTAAACAGTGTTTTGGGATGTTACCAAGAAGAACATTTGTCTTT encodes the following:
- the LOC121381327 gene encoding tRNA-dihydrouridine(47) synthase [NAD(P)(+)]-like, which codes for MDAATELHSVGNKGDEVAPIKEEATAKEADVSTVKILGDTNSKGIISLIPVKPGYACIKRQYIATKQAVQPQVQVESATDGEPLAKKQKLKGCNKSRPRNKRVEPADKMCPAIVKEEPCAYGDSCKFQHDVAKFVSSKIPDISDDCYMFKTYGKCPCGVRCRFSSCHLDENYKNIVNEELFEKTSLKDQTLNTLTKDLQKLLWKKKYNFDKADLVISKNFQCMTVDEKVQSGLWEVKWDDGHLRCLSVVDLKNQNIGQIAGKPVGCITNEDVIKLRPSEKKTIDFAKKLYLAPLTTVGNLPFRRLCKKYGADITCGEMAMATNILQGKQSEWSLIKRHSSEDIFGVQLCGAFPDTMTRCAQLLNETAQIDFLDINLGCPIDLVYQKGAGSALLDKPNRLEKIVTGMTSVLDVPLTVKLRTGISNYKNVAHHLLPKLRDWGVSLATLHGRSREQRYTRLADWEYINYCSQVAEPMPFFGGGDILSYEEYYSNLDQTGVSGIMIGRGALIKPWIFTEIKERRHWDISSSERLDILKDYTNYGLEHWGSDYQGVENTRRFLLEWLSFSCRYIPVGLLERPPQKINERPPQIVGRDDLETLMSSYNCADWVKISEMLLGPVPVEFNFLPKHKASAFP